In the genome of Streptomyces collinus, one region contains:
- a CDS encoding adenylosuccinate synthase, protein MPALVLLGAQWGDEGKGKATDLLGGSVDYVVRYQGGNNAGHTVVVGDQKYALHLLPSGILSPGCTPVIGNGVVVDPSVLLSELSGLNERGVDTSKLLLSGNAHIITPYNVTVDKVTERFLGKRKIGTTGRGIGPTYADKINRVGIRVQDLYDESILTQKVEAALDVKNQVLTKLYNRRAIAVEQVVEELLGYADKLAPYVSDTVLVLNQALEEDKVVLFEGGQGTLLDIDHGTYPFVTSSNPTAGGACTGAGVGPTKISRVIGILKAYTTRVGAGPFPTELFDEDGEALRRIGGERGVTTGRDRRCGWFDAVIARYATRVNGLTDFFLTKLDVLTGWEQIPVCVAYEIDGKRVEELPYSQTDFHHAKPVYEMLPGWNEDISKAKTFGDLPKNAQAYVKALEEMSGAPISAIGVGPGRDETIEINSFL, encoded by the coding sequence GTGCCCGCACTTGTGCTGCTCGGTGCTCAGTGGGGTGACGAAGGCAAGGGAAAGGCCACCGACCTTCTCGGTGGCTCCGTGGACTATGTAGTGCGCTACCAGGGCGGCAACAACGCCGGCCACACGGTGGTCGTGGGTGACCAGAAGTACGCACTGCACCTCCTCCCTTCCGGAATCCTGTCTCCCGGCTGTACGCCGGTCATCGGAAACGGCGTCGTCGTCGACCCGTCGGTCCTGCTCTCCGAGCTGAGCGGTCTGAACGAGCGTGGCGTCGACACGTCCAAGCTCCTCCTCAGCGGAAACGCGCACATCATCACCCCGTACAACGTGACGGTGGACAAGGTGACCGAGCGCTTCCTCGGCAAGCGGAAGATCGGCACGACCGGCCGCGGCATCGGCCCGACCTACGCCGACAAGATCAACCGTGTCGGCATCCGCGTGCAGGACCTGTACGACGAGTCGATCCTCACGCAGAAGGTCGAGGCGGCCCTCGACGTCAAGAACCAGGTCCTCACCAAGCTCTACAACCGGCGCGCGATCGCCGTGGAGCAGGTGGTCGAGGAGCTGCTGGGCTACGCCGACAAGCTCGCGCCGTACGTCTCCGACACCGTCCTGGTCCTCAACCAGGCGCTGGAGGAGGACAAGGTCGTCCTGTTCGAGGGCGGCCAGGGCACGCTGCTCGACATCGACCACGGCACCTACCCCTTCGTCACCTCGTCGAACCCGACCGCGGGCGGCGCCTGCACCGGCGCCGGCGTGGGCCCGACGAAGATCAGCCGGGTCATCGGCATCCTCAAGGCGTACACGACCCGCGTCGGCGCCGGCCCGTTCCCGACGGAACTGTTCGACGAGGACGGCGAGGCGCTGCGCCGCATCGGCGGCGAGCGCGGTGTCACCACCGGCCGTGACCGCCGCTGCGGCTGGTTCGACGCGGTCATCGCCCGCTACGCGACCCGCGTGAACGGCCTGACCGACTTCTTCCTCACCAAGCTCGACGTCCTCACCGGCTGGGAGCAGATCCCGGTCTGTGTCGCCTACGAGATCGACGGCAAGCGCGTCGAGGAGCTCCCGTACTCCCAGACCGACTTCCACCACGCCAAGCCGGTCTACGAGATGCTCCCCGGCTGGAACGAGGACATCTCCAAGGCGAAGACCTTCGGTGACCTGCCGAAGAACGCCCAGGCGTACGTGAAGGCGCTGGAGGAGATGTCCGGCGCCCCGATCTCCGCGATCGGCGTGGGCCCGGGCCGGGACGAGACGATCGAGATCAACTCGTTCCTGTAG
- a CDS encoding DUF3303 family protein: MRVMLKATLDTDKGNDAIRGGKMPQIMQEALEKLKPEAAYYGPCGGRRTCFMVFDMQESAQLPPLLEPFFTDLNADVEVFPIMNGDDLQKGLSQLA; this comes from the coding sequence ATGCGCGTGATGCTCAAGGCGACGCTGGACACCGACAAGGGCAACGACGCCATCCGGGGCGGCAAGATGCCGCAGATCATGCAGGAGGCCCTGGAGAAGCTGAAGCCGGAGGCGGCCTACTACGGGCCCTGCGGGGGCCGCAGAACCTGTTTCATGGTCTTCGACATGCAGGAGAGCGCCCAGCTCCCGCCCCTGCTCGAACCGTTCTTCACCGACCTCAACGCCGACGTCGAGGTCTTCCCGATCATGAACGGCGACGACCTCCAGAAGGGCCTGTCCCAGCTGGCCTGA
- a CDS encoding GntR family transcriptional regulator — MPASTGNGAVTRSTLRQQIAEALRDEVLAGRLQPGQEFTVKEIAEQYGVSATPVREALVDLSAQGLLEADQHRGFRVREYSVDDFRGMIEARGLVIEGMFLALNEGRPNAVRPDDPRAAAVVAGVRRRGEEAQRAAAAGDLTVLIGYDLRFWRELGACFGNPYLADFLHRLRVQTWVCAVQHLRRLTDLRGELWAGHTQLVDALIVRDNEAARAIIAAYNTHSLSLIERLASG; from the coding sequence ATGCCCGCCAGCACCGGCAACGGCGCCGTGACGCGCAGCACCCTGCGGCAGCAGATAGCCGAAGCGCTCCGTGACGAAGTGCTGGCCGGACGGCTCCAGCCGGGGCAGGAGTTCACGGTCAAGGAGATCGCCGAACAGTACGGGGTGTCCGCGACGCCGGTGCGCGAGGCGCTCGTCGACCTGTCCGCGCAGGGGCTCCTCGAAGCCGACCAGCACCGCGGCTTCCGGGTCCGCGAGTACTCGGTCGACGACTTCCGCGGCATGATCGAGGCCCGCGGGCTGGTCATCGAGGGCATGTTCCTCGCGCTGAACGAGGGGCGGCCCAATGCGGTGCGGCCCGATGACCCCCGGGCCGCCGCCGTCGTCGCCGGGGTCCGCAGGCGCGGCGAGGAGGCGCAGCGGGCCGCCGCGGCCGGTGACCTCACCGTGCTCATCGGCTACGACCTGCGCTTCTGGCGCGAGCTCGGCGCCTGCTTCGGCAACCCCTACCTGGCCGACTTCCTGCACCGGCTGCGCGTCCAGACCTGGGTCTGCGCGGTGCAGCACCTGCGCCGGCTCACCGATCTGCGCGGTGAGCTGTGGGCCGGTCACACGCAGCTGGTGGACGCCCTGATCGTCCGCGACAACGAGGCCGCCCGGGCGATCATCGCCGCGTACAACACGCACTCGCTCAGCCTGATCGAGCGGCTCGCCTCCGGATGA
- a CDS encoding aspartate aminotransferase family protein gives MTPQPNPEAGAAVKAADRDHVFHSWSAQELIDPLAVAGAEGSYFWDYDGRRYLDFSSGLVYTNIGYQHPKVVAAIQEQAAKMTTFAPAFAVEARSEAARLIAERTPGDLDKIFFTNGGADAVEHAVRMARLHTGRPKVLSAYRSYHGGTQQAVNLTGDPRRWASDSGTAGVVHFWAPYLYRSRFYAETEEQECARALEHLETTIAFEGPSTVAAIILETIPGTAGIMVPPPGYLAGVREICDKHGIVFVLDEVMAGFGRTGEWFAADLFDVTPDLLTFAKGVNSGYVPLGGVAISGAIAETFGKRPYPGGLTYSGHPLACAAAVATINVMAQEGVVENAARLGADVVGPELRALAERHPSVGEVRGTGMFWALELVRDRETREPLVPYNAAGEAGAPMAAFAAAAKKGGLWPFVNMNRTHVVPPCNISEAELKEGLAVLDAALSVADEYTG, from the coding sequence ATGACCCCTCAGCCGAACCCCGAAGCCGGTGCCGCCGTCAAGGCCGCCGACCGTGACCACGTGTTCCACTCCTGGTCAGCTCAGGAGCTCATCGATCCGCTCGCCGTCGCCGGTGCCGAGGGGTCGTACTTCTGGGACTACGACGGCCGGCGCTACCTCGACTTCTCCAGCGGGCTCGTCTACACGAACATCGGCTACCAGCACCCGAAGGTCGTCGCCGCGATCCAGGAGCAGGCCGCGAAAATGACGACCTTCGCGCCCGCCTTCGCCGTCGAGGCCCGGTCGGAGGCGGCCCGGCTGATCGCCGAGCGGACCCCGGGCGACCTGGACAAGATCTTCTTCACCAACGGCGGCGCCGACGCCGTCGAGCACGCCGTCCGGATGGCCCGTCTGCACACGGGCCGCCCGAAGGTGCTCTCGGCGTACCGCTCGTACCACGGCGGCACCCAGCAGGCCGTGAACCTCACCGGCGACCCGCGTCGCTGGGCCTCCGACAGCGGCACGGCCGGGGTCGTGCACTTCTGGGCGCCCTACCTCTACCGCTCCCGCTTCTACGCCGAGACCGAGGAGCAGGAGTGCGCCCGGGCGCTGGAGCACCTGGAGACGACGATCGCCTTCGAGGGGCCCTCGACCGTCGCGGCGATCATCCTGGAGACCATCCCGGGCACGGCCGGGATCATGGTCCCGCCGCCCGGCTACCTCGCCGGGGTGCGGGAGATCTGCGACAAGCACGGGATCGTCTTCGTGCTGGACGAGGTCATGGCCGGGTTCGGGCGGACCGGTGAGTGGTTCGCAGCGGACCTGTTCGACGTCACGCCGGACCTGCTGACCTTCGCCAAGGGCGTGAACAGCGGGTACGTGCCGCTGGGCGGGGTCGCGATCTCCGGTGCCATAGCCGAGACGTTCGGGAAGCGCCCCTACCCCGGCGGTCTGACGTACTCCGGGCACCCGCTGGCGTGCGCCGCCGCGGTGGCGACGATCAACGTCATGGCCCAGGAGGGCGTCGTCGAGAACGCGGCCCGGCTGGGCGCCGACGTCGTCGGGCCGGAGCTGCGCGCGCTCGCCGAGCGGCACCCGAGCGTCGGCGAGGTGCGCGGCACCGGCATGTTCTGGGCGCTGGAACTGGTCCGCGACCGCGAGACGCGGGAGCCGCTGGTGCCGTACAACGCGGCCGGTGAGGCAGGCGCCCCCATGGCCGCCTTCGCCGCCGCGGCGAAGAAGGGCGGGCTGTGGCCCTTCGTGAACATGAACCGGACGCATGTCGTGCCGCCCTGCAACATCAGCGAGGCGGAGCTCAAGGAGGGCCTCGCCGTGCTGGACGCCGCACTGTCGGTGGCGGACGAGTACACCGGGTAA
- a CDS encoding DJ-1/PfpI family protein, with translation MNATTGRPGKPVHLAVYDTLADWETGHATAHLARAGHEIRTVGPTTAPVRSIGGLRIQPDLALDDLRPEDSALLILPGADLWNVTSAATAAGSGDLAPFARTARAFLDAGVPVAAICGATAGLAREGLLDDRDHTSAVSFYLAATGYAGGGRYVEADAVTDGALVTAGPTEPVAFAREILRLLGVYEGEVLDAWYRLFHDSDAAAYAVLEKAGAL, from the coding sequence ATGAACGCCACCACCGGCCGCCCCGGCAAGCCCGTCCATCTCGCCGTCTACGACACGCTCGCCGACTGGGAGACCGGCCACGCCACCGCCCACCTCGCCCGCGCCGGCCACGAGATCCGGACCGTCGGCCCGACCACGGCCCCGGTGCGGAGCATCGGCGGACTGCGCATCCAGCCCGACCTGGCCCTGGACGACCTGCGACCCGAGGACAGCGCGCTGCTGATCCTCCCGGGCGCCGACCTCTGGAATGTGACATCAGCCGCTACCGCGGCGGGATCCGGCGACCTGGCCCCCTTCGCCCGCACGGCCCGGGCCTTCCTGGACGCGGGCGTCCCGGTCGCCGCGATCTGCGGAGCCACCGCCGGACTCGCCCGGGAGGGCCTGCTCGACGACCGCGACCACACCAGCGCCGTCTCCTTCTACCTGGCCGCGACCGGCTACGCGGGCGGCGGACGCTACGTCGAGGCCGACGCCGTCACCGACGGCGCCCTGGTCACCGCGGGCCCGACCGAGCCCGTCGCCTTCGCCCGGGAGATCCTCCGGCTGCTCGGGGTCTACGAGGGTGAGGTACTGGACGCCTGGTACCGGCTCTTCCACGACTCCGACGCGGCGGCGTACGCGGTGCTGGAGAAGGCCGGCGCGCTGTGA
- a CDS encoding MarR family winged helix-turn-helix transcriptional regulator — protein sequence MSRERQDLLSRSALGVFRLNGQYLAVAEELARPAGLTAAWWQVLGAVLGEPLPVSGIARAMGITRQSVQRIADLLVEQGLAEYRPNPAHRRAKLLAPTAQGRAAIARIDPGHAAFADRLAEEFGEAELAEAVRVLERLSKVLEQAGPPVTEP from the coding sequence GTGAGCCGCGAGCGTCAGGACCTCCTCAGCCGCAGCGCCCTCGGGGTGTTCCGGCTCAACGGCCAGTACCTCGCCGTCGCGGAGGAACTGGCCCGGCCCGCCGGACTCACCGCCGCCTGGTGGCAGGTGCTCGGCGCGGTCCTCGGGGAGCCGCTGCCCGTCTCCGGCATCGCCCGCGCCATGGGCATCACGCGGCAGAGCGTGCAGCGCATCGCCGACCTGCTGGTGGAGCAGGGGCTCGCGGAGTACCGGCCGAACCCGGCGCACCGCAGGGCCAAGCTCCTCGCACCGACCGCGCAGGGGCGGGCGGCGATCGCCCGGATCGACCCCGGACACGCGGCGTTCGCGGACCGGCTGGCGGAGGAGTTCGGGGAGGCGGAACTGGCGGAGGCGGTCCGCGTCCTCGAACGGCTGTCGAAGGTGCTCGAACAGGCAGGTCCGCCTGTTACCGAACCGTAG
- a CDS encoding serine/threonine-protein kinase: protein MEKLGPGDPQQIGSYRLLARLGAGGMGHVYLARSERGRTVAVKLVREELAAQEEFRERFRQEVQAARRVGGYWTAPVLDADTEAAVPWVATGYVAGPSLQQVVGHDHGALPERTVRILAAGLAHALKDIHAAGIVHRDLKPSNVLVTIDGPRVIDFGIARALETVTDGGLTRTGALVGSPGFMAPEQVRGDRITPACDVFCLGSVLAYAATGALPFGTANSGVHALMFRIAQEEPDLDGVPEGIADLVRDCLRKDPAARPSLDRVLERTGADDTVADGRALDPWLPSALVAQLGRHAVRLLETEDPQGAGSAEGADPPGPPAGRRGSGPGENPGPGPTPEHAPAADEASPRPALPPAPAAAPAATPGPPPPGLPGEGGPVNHLPTMVAGQGAPPAPRRLPAAGVPPHPQVQAPPPPHPAYGYPQQHPQPHPAYGGLGSTPPYGPPPYGTTPPYGPPQPQRGRDGRSTALLVVIALVVALAAGGSVYALMQGGGDDRADDRPGPTQSTGTSPTTPGPSPTTSQQGTSPSPAGGTIPAGYLGTWTTTIDNAEGEHSRSLTLQQGEPGDTVLSLVADGPTKDGGTYHCVFEGRLTAEPGTGGALSIGPSTVKVGQPRTACTPGAATEVTLLPDGTLERVNTSSGERLTYTRQ from the coding sequence ATGGAGAAGCTGGGGCCCGGGGATCCGCAGCAGATCGGTTCGTACCGGCTGCTGGCGCGGCTCGGTGCGGGGGGTATGGGGCACGTCTATCTGGCCCGCTCGGAGCGGGGCCGTACGGTCGCCGTGAAACTCGTGCGCGAGGAACTGGCCGCGCAGGAGGAGTTCCGGGAGCGGTTCCGGCAGGAGGTGCAGGCCGCGCGGCGGGTCGGCGGGTACTGGACGGCGCCGGTGCTTGACGCCGACACCGAGGCCGCCGTGCCGTGGGTCGCCACCGGGTACGTCGCCGGGCCGAGCCTGCAGCAGGTCGTCGGGCACGACCACGGCGCCCTGCCCGAGCGCACGGTCCGCATCCTCGCGGCCGGGCTCGCGCACGCGCTCAAGGACATCCACGCCGCCGGCATCGTCCACCGCGACCTCAAGCCGTCCAACGTGCTGGTCACCATCGACGGCCCGCGCGTCATCGACTTCGGTATCGCCCGCGCCCTGGAGACCGTGACGGACGGCGGGCTCACCCGTACCGGCGCGCTCGTCGGATCGCCCGGCTTCATGGCGCCCGAGCAGGTGCGGGGCGACCGCATCACCCCGGCGTGCGACGTCTTCTGCCTCGGCTCGGTCCTCGCCTACGCCGCGACCGGCGCCCTGCCCTTCGGCACCGCCAACAGCGGCGTGCACGCCCTGATGTTCCGCATCGCCCAGGAGGAACCGGACCTGGACGGCGTCCCCGAGGGCATCGCCGACCTGGTCCGGGACTGCCTGCGCAAGGACCCCGCCGCCCGGCCCTCCCTCGACCGCGTCCTGGAACGCACGGGCGCGGACGACACCGTCGCGGACGGCCGCGCCCTCGACCCCTGGCTGCCGAGCGCGCTGGTGGCGCAACTGGGTCGGCACGCGGTGCGGCTGCTGGAGACGGAGGATCCGCAGGGAGCCGGTTCCGCCGAGGGAGCCGACCCTCCCGGGCCGCCCGCCGGCCGGCGGGGCTCCGGCCCCGGCGAGAACCCCGGCCCCGGCCCCACCCCCGAACACGCCCCCGCCGCCGACGAGGCGTCACCGCGCCCCGCGCTGCCCCCGGCCCCCGCGGCGGCGCCCGCCGCGACCCCGGGCCCGCCCCCGCCGGGCCTGCCCGGCGAGGGCGGGCCGGTCAACCATCTGCCCACCATGGTGGCGGGCCAGGGCGCACCCCCGGCGCCACGGCGGCTCCCGGCCGCCGGCGTCCCGCCCCATCCGCAGGTGCAGGCGCCCCCGCCCCCGCACCCCGCGTACGGCTACCCCCAGCAGCACCCCCAGCCCCACCCCGCCTACGGCGGCCTCGGCTCCACCCCGCCCTACGGCCCGCCGCCCTACGGCACGACCCCGCCCTACGGCCCCCCGCAGCCGCAGCGGGGAAGAGACGGCCGTTCCACCGCGCTGCTCGTCGTGATCGCCCTGGTCGTCGCGCTCGCCGCGGGCGGGTCGGTGTACGCGCTGATGCAGGGCGGCGGCGACGACCGGGCCGACGACCGCCCCGGCCCCACGCAGAGCACGGGCACGTCCCCGACCACTCCGGGTCCGTCCCCTACGACCTCGCAGCAGGGCACCTCCCCCTCCCCGGCGGGCGGCACGATCCCGGCCGGGTACCTCGGCACCTGGACCACGACCATCGACAACGCCGAGGGCGAGCACAGCCGTTCGCTCACCCTCCAGCAGGGCGAACCGGGCGACACGGTCCTGTCCCTCGTGGCCGACGGCCCGACCAAGGACGGCGGCACCTACCACTGCGTGTTCGAGGGGCGGCTCACCGCTGAACCCGGCACCGGCGGCGCGCTGAGCATCGGCCCGTCCACCGTGAAGGTCGGACAGCCCCGCACCGCCTGCACCCCGGGCGCGGCCACCGAGGTGACCCTCCTGCCGGACGGCACCCTGGAGCGCGTGAACACCAGCAGCGGGGAGCGGCTGACGTACACGAGGCAGTGA
- a CDS encoding substrate-binding domain-containing protein has translation MEWLSAENLVAVATALLGIIASGVMVWYERRVPRRKRVGYRVQMDNPVGDDVRSGRANRRLGLFDEDPGMSDATLVLLRIENDGSQGIDRDDYTGPEVHGLTAVFAGRTVRGVSVTQPSDTDHLMDHFTAARGFAYDGNTLRIPRVPLNRGDHFKLLVLLSGGDVGDEIRLVGGLRDGEVHPNRSATPDEKPPLFSRAARLITIALTASVVTLAAIVVAQDDTPPPIGCASGTLTLTGSTAFAPVLREVAAKYERDCGGDPVIDVDAHGSTAGIRELTAAGDRAKRDSAGSPPVVALSDGPKPAGLPDLRENRVAVSVFALVVNDDVRLTNLSTDDVRRLYRGEIRNWRQLGGPDLPVRLVSRDANSGTRQVFQRRVLGRGEIANSSVDCAHKDDPTATVLRCELDSTEQVLATVAGLPGAVGYSELNLAARAKGLHALRLDGDPPSVDAIEHGTSAYPYREIEYAYTYGRPPADSLASSFLTYLARGNGQDVIRTHGHLPCWTPEGLTLCAQDGGG, from the coding sequence GTGGAGTGGTTGAGCGCGGAGAACCTCGTGGCCGTGGCGACGGCCCTCCTCGGCATCATCGCCTCGGGCGTGATGGTCTGGTACGAACGCCGGGTGCCGCGCCGCAAACGGGTCGGCTACCGGGTGCAGATGGACAACCCCGTCGGCGACGACGTGCGCTCGGGCCGCGCCAACCGCCGCCTCGGCCTGTTCGACGAGGATCCCGGCATGTCCGACGCGACCCTGGTCCTGCTGCGCATCGAGAACGACGGCTCGCAGGGCATCGACCGCGACGACTACACCGGCCCCGAAGTCCACGGTCTGACCGCGGTGTTCGCCGGCCGTACCGTCCGCGGTGTCTCGGTCACCCAGCCGTCGGACACCGACCACCTCATGGACCACTTCACCGCCGCACGCGGTTTCGCCTACGACGGCAACACGCTGCGCATCCCGCGCGTCCCGCTCAACCGCGGCGACCACTTCAAGCTGCTCGTCCTCCTCTCCGGCGGTGACGTCGGGGACGAGATCCGGCTGGTCGGCGGATTGCGCGACGGCGAGGTGCACCCCAACCGCAGTGCCACGCCGGACGAGAAACCGCCCCTGTTCAGCAGGGCCGCGCGGCTGATCACCATCGCGCTCACGGCGAGCGTGGTCACCCTGGCGGCGATCGTCGTCGCCCAGGACGACACCCCGCCCCCGATCGGCTGCGCGAGCGGCACCCTTACCCTCACCGGCTCCACCGCGTTCGCGCCGGTCCTGCGCGAGGTGGCCGCCAAGTACGAGCGGGACTGCGGCGGCGACCCCGTCATCGACGTGGACGCCCACGGCTCGACGGCGGGGATCCGCGAGCTCACGGCCGCCGGTGACCGGGCGAAACGGGACTCCGCGGGCTCCCCGCCGGTCGTGGCCCTCTCGGACGGCCCCAAGCCGGCCGGTCTGCCCGACCTGCGCGAGAACCGGGTGGCGGTGTCCGTCTTCGCGCTCGTGGTCAACGACGACGTGAGGCTGACGAACCTGTCCACCGACGACGTCCGGCGCCTGTACCGGGGCGAGATCCGCAACTGGCGGCAGCTCGGCGGCCCCGACCTGCCCGTGCGCCTCGTGAGCCGGGACGCCAACTCCGGGACAAGACAGGTCTTCCAGCGCCGGGTTCTGGGCCGGGGCGAGATCGCCAACTCCTCCGTCGACTGCGCCCACAAGGATGACCCCACGGCGACCGTCCTGCGCTGCGAACTCGACTCGACCGAGCAGGTCCTGGCGACGGTCGCCGGTCTCCCCGGCGCCGTCGGCTACAGCGAACTGAACCTCGCCGCCCGGGCGAAGGGCCTGCACGCGCTGCGCCTGGACGGCGACCCGCCCTCCGTCGACGCCATCGAACACGGCACGAGCGCATACCCCTACCGCGAGATCGAGTACGCCTACACCTACGGCCGCCCCCCGGCCGACTCCCTGGCCTCCAGCTTCCTCACGTACCTGGCCCGCGGCAACGGCCAGGACGTCATCCGCACCCACGGCCACCTACCGTGCTGGACCCCGGAAGGGCTCACCCTGTGCGCCCAGGACGGCGGGGGCTGA
- a CDS encoding SLATT domain-containing protein, whose translation MGQPEMQPEGPPQDGRGEQAAAGLRPGDLTGRVFPLGDWGEPAVRLDELYRWVERGALRTAAWYLADRVWKRRCARVLRCGTAAGAVTGVALPLLDLTGVAGGVAPWGCLALLAGAACMAVDRYFGVTSGWMRDVATAQAVQRRLQALQFDWAAESVREVLGPAEGTAGEAAERCLGVLRRFSEDMTELVRVETADWMGEFRSGCAAPAGLQTVVFPGPGRGPEPGVNGRFPVPPHGGTRPNMPRQRPPEPR comes from the coding sequence GTGGGTCAGCCGGAGATGCAGCCCGAGGGGCCGCCTCAGGACGGGCGGGGCGAGCAGGCTGCGGCCGGGCTGCGGCCGGGCGATCTGACGGGGCGGGTCTTCCCGCTCGGGGACTGGGGCGAGCCGGCGGTCCGGCTGGACGAGCTGTACCGGTGGGTGGAGCGCGGGGCGCTGCGGACGGCGGCCTGGTATCTCGCCGACCGGGTGTGGAAGCGGCGGTGCGCGCGGGTGCTGCGCTGCGGGACCGCGGCCGGGGCGGTCACCGGGGTGGCGCTTCCCCTGCTGGACCTGACCGGGGTCGCGGGCGGGGTCGCCCCGTGGGGGTGTCTGGCGCTGCTGGCGGGGGCGGCCTGCATGGCCGTCGACCGGTACTTCGGGGTGACGTCGGGGTGGATGCGGGACGTGGCCACCGCGCAGGCCGTGCAGCGGCGACTTCAGGCGTTGCAGTTCGACTGGGCGGCGGAGAGCGTGCGGGAGGTGCTCGGCCCGGCGGAGGGCACGGCCGGCGAGGCCGCCGAGCGGTGCCTCGGGGTGCTGCGGAGGTTCTCCGAGGACATGACGGAACTGGTGCGGGTGGAGACCGCCGACTGGATGGGCGAGTTCCGGTCGGGGTGTGCCGCGCCGGCGGGGCTCCAGACGGTCGTCTTCCCGGGTCCGGGCCGCGGACCCGAGCCAGGGGTGAACGGACGGTTCCCGGTGCCGCCGCACGGCGGGACCCGGCCGAACATGCCGCGCCAGCGCCCGCCGGAGCCGCGGTGA
- a CDS encoding YbaB/EbfC family nucleoid-associated protein, producing the protein MIPGGGQPNMQQLLQQAQKMQQDLAQAQEELAQTEVDGQAGGGLVTATVTGAGELRALKIDPKAVDPEDTETLADLVVAAVQAANENAQTLQQQKLGPLAQGLGGGGIPGLPF; encoded by the coding sequence GTGATCCCCGGTGGTGGCCAGCCCAATATGCAGCAGCTGCTCCAGCAGGCCCAGAAGATGCAACAGGACCTGGCACAGGCGCAGGAGGAACTGGCGCAGACGGAGGTCGACGGGCAGGCGGGCGGCGGTCTGGTGACGGCCACCGTCACCGGCGCCGGAGAACTGCGCGCCCTGAAGATCGACCCGAAGGCGGTGGATCCCGAGGACACCGAGACCCTCGCCGACCTGGTCGTGGCGGCCGTCCAGGCGGCCAACGAGAACGCGCAGACGCTCCAGCAGCAGAAGCTGGGCCCGCTCGCACAGGGTCTGGGCGGCGGCGGCATCCCCGGCCTGCCGTTCTGA
- the recR gene encoding recombination mediator RecR: MYEGVVQDLIDELGRLPGVGPKSAQRIAFHILQAEPTDVRRLAQALMEVKAKVRFCATCGNVAQEELCNICRDTRRDPAVICVVEEPKDVVAIERTREFRGRYHVLGGAISPIDGVGPDDLRIRELLARLADGTVTELILATDPNLEGEATATYLARMIKPMGLKVTRLASGLPVGGDLEYADEVTLGRAFEGRRLLDV; encoded by the coding sequence TTGTACGAAGGCGTGGTCCAGGACCTGATCGACGAGCTGGGGCGGCTGCCCGGCGTCGGTCCGAAGAGCGCCCAGCGGATCGCCTTCCACATCCTCCAGGCCGAGCCGACCGACGTACGGCGCCTCGCGCAGGCCCTGATGGAGGTCAAGGCGAAGGTCCGCTTCTGCGCGACCTGCGGCAACGTCGCGCAGGAGGAGCTGTGCAACATCTGCCGCGACACCCGCCGCGACCCGGCCGTCATCTGCGTGGTCGAGGAGCCGAAGGACGTCGTGGCGATCGAGCGCACGCGTGAGTTCCGCGGCCGCTACCACGTCCTGGGCGGCGCGATCAGCCCGATCGACGGGGTGGGCCCCGACGACCTGCGCATCAGGGAGCTCCTGGCCCGCCTGGCGGACGGGACGGTCACCGAGCTGATCCTGGCCACGGACCCGAACCTGGAGGGCGAGGCGACGGCGACGTACCTCGCCCGCATGATCAAGCCCATGGGCCTGAAGGTCACCCGCCTGGCCAGCGGCCTCCCGGTGGGTGGGGACCTGGAATACGCGGACGAGGTCACCCTCGGCCGCGCCTTCGAGGGGAGACGACTCCTAGATGTCTGA
- a CDS encoding DUF5063 domain-containing protein — MSDATLHATDQNPDDFAVQIADQIESFLVAVTEVAKGDEPESAVPFLLLEVSQLLLAGGRLGAHEDIVPDERYEPDSGPEPDVDELRENLARLLDPIDVYSEVFDPYEPRKAPVPARISDDLTDVITDLRHGMAHYRAGRTTEALWWWQFSYFSNWGSTASASLRALQSVLAHVRLNQPLAELDGLDTDQAMGDDTLEIEAGRVMVEEIAEPLGLRPAK; from the coding sequence ATGTCTGACGCCACGCTGCACGCGACCGACCAGAACCCGGACGATTTCGCGGTCCAGATCGCGGACCAGATCGAGAGCTTCCTGGTCGCCGTCACGGAGGTCGCCAAGGGCGACGAGCCGGAATCGGCCGTGCCCTTCCTCCTCCTGGAGGTCTCCCAACTCCTCCTGGCCGGCGGCCGGCTCGGCGCGCACGAGGACATCGTGCCCGACGAGCGCTACGAACCCGACTCGGGCCCCGAGCCGGACGTCGACGAGCTCCGCGAGAACCTGGCCCGCCTGCTGGACCCGATCGACGTCTACTCCGAGGTCTTCGACCCCTACGAGCCCCGCAAGGCCCCGGTCCCGGCCCGCATCTCCGACGACCTCACGGACGTCATCACGGACCTGCGCCACGGCATGGCCCACTACCGGGCGGGCCGCACCACGGAGGCCCTGTGGTGGTGGCAGTTCTCCTACTTCTCCAACTGGGGCTCCACCGCCTCGGCGAGCCTGCGGGCCCTCCAGTCGGTCCTCGCCCACGTCCGCCTCAACCAGCCCCTCGCCGAACTCGACGGCCTGGACACGGACCAGGCCATGGGCGACGACACCCTGGAGATCGAGGCGGGCCGCGTGATGGTCGAGGAGATCGCGGAGCCCTTGGGGCTGCGCCCGGCGAAGTAG